ACGCCATACTTGGCGGCGACATGTTCGATCAGCATCGAGGTGACCACGGTGGTGGCAACGGGGCCTTTGCGCTTTGAGAGTATGAAATCAGCGGCAAGGGGAAAGGTCATCTCCTCGCTCAGCGGCACCCCTCCATCGGCGACCAGCACGCATCTATCGGCGTCCAGATCGTGCCCTATTCCCAGGTCAGCTCCATTCTCCCTGACGGCCCTCGCCAGATCGGTGAGGTTCGCTGGTGTAGGTTCGGGTTCCCTTGGAAAGGTTCCATCGGGGTCACAGTAGAGCTCCACGACCTGACATCCCATTCTCCTCAGGAGCTCGGGTGTTATAACCGATCCCGCGCCGTTGCAGCAATCCACCACCACTTTCAGCCCTCTGGAACGGATCAAGGGAGGATCGATCCAGTTGAGCGAGAGTATCCTGCCTATATGATCCTCCACTGCCCCCTCATATCGGTGGACCCTGCCCACCTTGTCCCATGACACCAACCTCATCTCGCCCCGCTCATACAGATCGAGCACCATATCCTCCTTCTCCTTATCCTCGGTTGAAAGCTCCAGTCCGTTCCACTCGGGCGGATTGTGGCTTGCGGTGATGACGATGCAGCCCTCGACGTTAAGCTTCGAGGCGCATATCAGAGCCGTAGGTGTCGGGACAATCCCCACGTCGATGACATCGATTCCGGCCCCCATGAGCGCCGAAGCGGCGGCGCAGAAGGCCATTTCACCGGATGGGCGGGTGTCTCGGGCTATCAAAACTCGGCCCTCTCCCACAGCTTTAGCAAAGGCCGATGTGATCCTCAAGATGAGCTCAGGTGTAAAGGATTCACCTACTATACCACGGATTCCGGAGACGCTGATTATCGGCTCACGCATATGTACTACCTCAAGGATAAAGTCGAGTATTAGGATATAACAGCCTATACTCCACGTCAACCTAAAATTGACCTTCCTAACCAATCCGTGATAAAATCGGGCGAGGACCCGATCGCAGCTCTTAGGAGGAGAGCTGACCCCTCAAACGATGCAGGCTTTCGTTAAGGAACCCATTTGGATCGATCAGGAGGGGTTCGTCGCCATTCCGGACAAACCTGGTCTCGGCATCGAGCTGGATGAGGAAAATCTTTCAGGGAAGGTGATCATATCTACAGGATAAGACTGGGTTGAGA
The sequence above is a segment of the Candidatus Poribacteria bacterium genome. Coding sequences within it:
- a CDS encoding phosphoglucosamine mutase — translated: MREPIISVSGIRGIVGESFTPELILRITSAFAKAVGEGRVLIARDTRPSGEMAFCAAASALMGAGIDVIDVGIVPTPTALICASKLNVEGCIVITASHNPPEWNGLELSTEDKEKEDMVLDLYERGEMRLVSWDKVGRVHRYEGAVEDHIGRILSLNWIDPPLIRSRGLKVVVDCCNGAGSVITPELLRRMGCQVVELYCDPDGTFPREPEPTPANLTDLARAVRENGADLGIGHDLDADRCVLVADGGVPLSEEMTFPLAADFILSKRKGPVATTVVTSMLIEHVAAKYGV